A segment of the Hydrogenimonas thermophila genome:
TAAGAAAAATAAAATCAACATAACCCAAGTACCCAAAAAGTCTTAGATTATGTGTACCAATATAGGTACCAAATGTGCCAACTATTCCACTTTGAGGAAAAACAGTCGAAATTGCCCCATAAATTAAACATATTGCTACTGTAATTAAAAAAGCTGTCCTAAAAATTGTTAATTCCTTCTTACAAAAATTTAGAGTGTAATTATACGATTATTTCATATAATTGACCAGCGATAAGCTATTTATTTTTGTAATTGTAGAATAGAGTGCCTGAAAATTAAGTGTTAATTGATTTAATCTCATTGAAGCCTCTCCTATATCTGTATCTAAAATATCAGATCTAAGAGTTTGAACATTAATTTTCAATGTTTCATTTCTCTCTACAGCATATCCCAATCTGTTAGACATTGCTCCTATCTTTGTATGCTCTTTAGTAAAATGATTTAAAACATGATCAATTTTTTCTAATGATCCCTCTATACCAATATTTCTAGAACTTACAATATCAGTTCCATCTGGTCTGAATCTTCCTAAACGTACTGCTTCTATGGCTTCATCTAATGAAGCAAAAAAATCGTGTTTAGGATCATCTATAGTTAATGAATTATTTGATTGAAAAGTAAAAAGACTGCTTGTATATTTGCCATCAGCATCAGGAGTATAATCATAACTATTACTGTCAAATAGTGAAATTCTCATATTCGTATCAGCTTTGGTTTTATCTTCTATTACAATTCTACCTTTATCATCCAAACGTGTATCTACACTTTTTCTAGCACTATCCACAGCATCTGTATATGTATATGGTGGAGTAGTAGTATAATCTATATCATTATATTTACCAGCCATAACTACAGATACAACATCTGTTAACTGTTTCATAGTGAATTGATGAATATCATTTACACTATCTTCAACTGTATCAGTACCATCTGCATTTTTAACTGTAAAAGTTTTATCCCAAGTTCCATCTTTATCTGTATCAACTCTTACTTTTATCTTTCCGCCATCTGCACTATCTCTAAAGATATTAGCTGCTACATTATTGCCATCTTTATCTGTTAAATCCATATCTAAAGATAAATTATCAATATCACTTCCAGCAGATACATCTACAAGTTTGGTTGAGTCAACAGCATAGCTGTTATCTGCTTTTACTATTTGTGAAACACTTGACAAAAGCATATTTGCACTCTTGGTAAAGTCATTACTCTCAACTGTTACTTCACTTCTAAGCCCATCAATAGCACTGCCTCCGCCATTAACATCATTCATTGTTGAAAAACTGTCAATAAAAAAGTTATCTCCATTATTTCCACTGCTGTCAACCAACTCTATACGACCTTGTTCATTTAAAACAGCATCTACCCCAAATGTAGTGTTGAGTTTATTTAATAGATCCTGCATTGTTGCAGTATCATCTATATTAATAAAACCATTTACATTGTTTCCATTTACATCTTTTCCACTAAATGATATACTTTTTACATCATCATTGTTTGAGCCATCATTGTCTGAAGGAAATATATCTTTAAGTTTTGTATTTAAGTCTGCCTGCTTTTGAGAATTTTTATCTAAAAAGAGAGTATTTAGTATGAAACTGTTAGTAACATCTGTATTTCTACTGCTTGCAATTGTAGAGAGTGCAAAATCTGGTGCTCTTTCACCTGAATTAAAAAACATTACATGTGCATCTGGATCTTGTAAAGTCTCTCTAATATCAGTTACTTTTTTATCAGAAGCAACCATTGAAAAATCAAGCATACTACTGCCACTTTGTTTATCTTGTATCTCTATTCTTCCATTATTCAACGTAACATTTACTACTTTGTTTGTAGGTGTATTGCCATAAATATTTCCTATTTTTTCTAATAACTCATCTACTTTTATATCTTTGTCAAACTCCATAATATCTTTAAAACTTTTACCGTTTGAATCTTTTCCAGTTACATAAAAGTAGATTTTATTATCGTTACTGACATCCCCTTCCCATCCAGTCATCTCTTCAAGAGTATTTTCTGTAGTAATGTACTCTGGAGTATCTGGACGAACATCTGTCAACCCTAACTCTTTTTTATCATAATCAATTTTTTTATAAAGTGGTACATTTGTTGTAACAGTTCTGTGGTAGTTGTTGTCTTCACCAAAAAATAGTTCTGTTCCTGGAATGTTGTATGGAACTTCAACATTTGCACCAACTACAGCTTTTAATGTTTTATCATTACCATAATAGTTTCCATTTGCATCAATCGGTTTAACATCAGTAGCACTGCCTGAAAATAGATAGCGTCCATTTATAGAGGTGTTTCCAAGATTTATCATATTATCTTTTAAAGATTCCAACTCATTACTAATGGCATAAAAGTTATTATCATCATTTGTGCCATTAGCTGCTTGAACCAAGAGGGTTTTAAAGCGTGTAAGCGCATCTGTAAACTGAAACATAACACTATCTGTGTTATTTGCAAAATTTTGTGCATCAGTAGCTACATTTACAACTTGATTGAGTGAATGCTCTTCATAGTCAAGTCTTAATGTATCTGCAAAAACTGAAGTGTCTTCATAGCCATATTTTATTTTCAGTCCCGATGATATTTGTCTGTTTACTGTATTAAGTTCAGTTTTAAAATTTTGCTGATCATAAATAAAACTATTATAAAAATTATTTTGAGTTACACGCATCTTACACCTCTTTCTCTCTATTTACAAAGATACTCAAAAACCTACAAGCAAATTTAGTTCCATTTAGTAGTAATATCGGTATTAACGAGATTTAGTTTAATTTTTATATAAATTTTCTTGCAATTTGAAATAAAACATTGTACAATGAGCGCATAAATCTCTTATAAGGATAGCCATATGAAAAAAGCTGAATTCGTTCAAGCAGTTGCGGAAAAAGCGGGCTTGTCAAAAAAAGATACTGAAGCAGTCATTGATGCAGCTTTAGAAACAATAACAGAAGCTCTTGCAGATGGAAAAAGTGTAAGTTTCATTGGTTTTGGTACATTCAGTACGGCTGAACGTGCTGCTAGAAAAGCGAAAGTACCGGGCACTGATCGTGTAGTTGATGTTCCTGCAACACGTGCTGTTAAGTTCAAAGTTGGAAAAAATCTTAAAGACGCAGTTGCTAAATAATCTGAATTTTTTAATAAATGCCGATGTTTAATCGGCATTTAAGTATAAAATCTATAAAATTTCGCTCGTGATTATTAAGGGTGCCAGTAGCCGGGGTGGTGAAACTGGTAGACACGCCAGACTCAAAATCTGGTGGGCATTAGCCCGTGCCGGTTCGAGTCCGGCCCTCGGTACCATTCATAATAATGAGATTCTACAATGCGGGAGTAGCTCAGTGGTAGAGCACAACCTTGCCAAGGTTGGGGTCGCGGGTTCGACCCCCGTCTCCCGCTCCATCTTCATATTTTTTTTACTTCTTCTTTTTTTTACAAACTCTTTTGCTAAACAGTTTGAATTAAAATCATATTATACTTTTGAATCTTCTTGTATAACACTAAGTACTTTAGGAGTGTATGATTCAAACAATTCTTGCATTATAAAACTATCTAACAGTAGAAACAGATGGGAAATTCCAAGCTTTAAACTGATTAATGCTTTAAATAAAATTGGAATTTCTGTTAAACGTCCATCATCTAGCACAATTATATTTGAAAAAAAAATACACCTTGATCTTTCATCTCTAAAAAAAGAGTTGAAAAAGTTATATTTACAAAAGTACCATACTATGCAAATAAAAAATATATCTATATTTCCAACAAGCCATAACACTGAAAACTTTATTTTTGATCCTTCAAAGTGTTCTATTAACTTATCAAGAGCAATGCTGAAAAGAAATAGAGGAACATTTGTTGTTAAATGCAACAAAAAAAGCTACTTTTTTAAATTTTATATAGATGCCACTATTGATGTTTATAAAGCGAATCATCAAATAAAAAAAGATAAAATAATAGATTCAAAAGCTATAAGAAAAGAGAGAATTATTTTTAAAACCATCTACTCTCTTCCAATATACAACTTGGAAGAAAAAGAGATCATGGCAAAGCAAAATATTGCACAAGACAAGATTATAACTTCATCTATGGTAGTACCAGTCCCAGCTGTAAAAAAACATGAAACAGTAAACTGTTTTATTCAAGATGGTGCCGTGCATATTGAGTTTAATGCTGAAGCTATGCAAAATGGATATATAGGCGATGAAATAGTTTTAAAAAGAGAAGATGGACGAACCATAAAAGGTGTAGTTTTGAGAAAAAATTTGGTTGAAATCAAATGAGATTAGTTGTTGCTATAACAGGTGCAAGCGGTGCACATCTTGGAATGAAAATATTAGATCTTTTACCTAAAAGTATTACTCCCTATCTAATAGTCTCAGAACACGCAAAAGAAGTTTTAAAACATGAGCCTGTGCATATGTATGACAATAAAGATATATCTGCTCCAATAGCATCAGGCTCTTTTCCGAGTGATGCTATGATTATTGCACCTTGCAGTATGAATACACTTGCCAAAATCTCTTGCGGTATTGCTGATAACCTGGTTACACGCACTGCATCTGTAATGATTAAAGAGCAAAGACCATTGCTACTAGCACCAAGAGAGATGCCTCTTAGTGCAATAGCATTAGAAAATATGCTTAAACTTTCACGTATTGGCATCACCATAGCGCCTCCAATTTTAGGGTATTACAGTGAACAAAATAGCCTAGATGAAATGGAAAACTTCATTATAGGAAAATGGTTTGACCTACTTGGTATAGAACACAATCTTTATAAACGTTGGAAAATAGAGGAAGCAGATCTTGAAAATTAAAAGAGCAATCTATCCAGGAACATTTGATCCTATTACAAATGGTCATATGGATATTATTAAAAGAGCAGCTAATCTGTTTGATGAAATTATTGTCGCCGTTGCAAAGTCAAATGAAAAAGGACCAATGTTTTCACACAAACAGCGCATTGAAATGGCAAAAGTTGCTTGTGAATCTATTGATAATGTCAAGGTTAAAGGTTTTTCAAACCTTTTAGTTGAGTTTTGCCATCAAATGGATGCAAAGATCATTATTCGCGGTTTACGTTCATTTAGTGATTTTGAGTATGAACTGCAAATGGGCTATGCCAATACATCACTGTCTTCAGAAATAGAGACAATTTACCTTATGACAAGCCTTGAGCACTCTTTTATAAGCTCTTCCATAGTACGTTCCATACTCAAGCATAACTCATCTTGTGCACATTTAGTACCACCACAAGTAAATAAAATCATCATAGAAGAGTCAAAATAATGTATATAGTTTTTGAAGGAATTGATACCGTAGGAAAAAGTACGCAAATTGAACGTATTGCAAAAAACTTTCCAGATGCTATAGTTACAAAAGAGCCAGGAGGCACTCCTCTTGGTAAGAAGATTAGAAAGATTGTGCTTGATGAGGGAGGTATTCAGCCAAGAAGCGAAATATTGCTATTTCTTGCAGACAGAGCTGAACATACAGAAAGTCTGATCCGCCCAAATCTTGACAAAATGATTTTAAGTGACCGTTCATTTATTTCAGGCATAGCTTATGCTCATGTACATGAAAAAATAGAGATTGAAAAACTGTTAGAGTTAAATAGATTTGCGACTGACTCAATTTTTCCAGATCGCATAGTTCTGTTTACCATAGATGAAACAACACTAAAATCACGACTAGGCTCTAAAACAAGTGATGCAATAGAGGTTAGAGGAATTGATTATATGATGCAGGTACAACAAACAATGATCGATATTGTAGATTCTCTTGGCATTGATCATATTAAAATTGATGCGAAGTTGCCAATAGATGAAATAACCCAAAAAATTATAAACTATATCAAGCAAGGATAAAGAAATCATGATTCAAGCATTAAGAGGAATGAAAGATATTTTATCACCTGATAATGAGCGGTTTGAATTTATCATAGAGACTGCAAGTCGTATTGCAAAACGGTATGGGTATCAATATATTGAAACACCTCTTTTAGAAGAGACTGCCCTATTTAAAAGAAGTGTTGGTGAAAGTAGTGATATTGTCGGAAAAGAGATGTATCAATTTATTGACAAAGGTGGTCATGATGTCTGTTTGCGTCCAGAAGGAACTGCCGGTGTAGTAAGAGCTTTTATTCAAAATAAACTCGATAAAAAAGGCGGTATCAACAGATTTTTCTACTATGGACCAATGTTTCGATATGAGCGTCCTCAAAAAGGTAGACTGCGTGAATTTCACCAGTTTGGATGCGAAAGTTTTGGTGAAACAAGTGTTTATGAAGACTTTACAATCATTTTAATGATCAAAGATATTTTTGATGCACTAGGCATTGGATACAGAATAAAAATAAACTCTCTTGGGTGTCCTGAGTGTATGCCAGGGTATCGTAAAAACCTTATTAAACATTTGCAAGATATACAAGATGGTTTATGCGAAGATTGCCAAAGACGAATTGAGACAAATCCTATTCGCGTGCTTGATTGTAAAGTTGAAGCTTGCCAAAATCTCTTAAAAGAGTCACCTGTTATTGTAGAGAATCTGTGTGAGGAGTGTGACAGCGACTTTAACAAACTTATAGAAATGCTAAAATCGCATAACTTGCCTTTTGAACTAGACTCAAAACTTGTTCGTGGGCTTGACTACTATACACGCACAGCATTTGAGTTTGTAAGCGATGAGATAGGAGCGCAAAGCGCTATTGCTGGTGGTGGACGTTACAACCGACTGGTTGAGTTTTTAGATGGAAAACCTACACCAGCAGTCGGTTTTGCATTGGGAATAGAGAGAATTATAGAGCTTGTTAAAATGCCTGAAGCTAAAAGAGATGGACTCTATCTGGGTATTATGGAGCCTGAAGCTATAAATACTATACTTGAACTCGCTCATATTCAGCGCCAAAACCAAAAGGTATATACTGAGTACAATAAAAAGTCACTCAAAGCTCACCTAAAAGCTGCTGACAGACTGGGTGTTAAGAAGTGTGCTATTATTGGAGAAGATGAGCTTAAAGCAGGTGAAATATGGGTAAAAGATCTTGAGACAAAAGAGGAGAAACGTATTGCCATCAACCAGTTTAACTGATCCAAAAAAGAGCTATGGAATCCACGTTTGGGGAGAAGGAAACTTTATTGTTGAAGATGGCGTAGTTAAAGTAAACTATGGAAACAAACCATCTTTAATTGATCTAACTAAAGGTATGCGTGAAAAGGGATATAAAGGACCTCTTCTATTCCGTTTTCCGCACCTTGCAGCACAAAATGTTCGTACTCTCTTTAAACATTTTGAAAGAGCAAAAAAAGAGTTTAACTACAAAGGCAAATTTAAAGCCGTATTTCCACTAAAGGTAAATCAATTCCCCGGATTTGTCATACCTTTAATGGAAGCTACAAAAGATTTAGAGTATGGTCTTGAAGCCGGTAGTAAAGCTGAGTTAATCTTAGCTATGAGCTATACAAATTTAGGCAAACCAATTACAGTAAACGGCTTTAAAGATAGAGAGATGATAAGTATGGGCTTTTTAGCCGCTAAAATGGGTCATAACATTACTCTGACAATTGAGGGGATCAATGAACTAGAACTTATCATAAAAGAGGCAAAACGTTTAGGCTCCCCTACTCCAAAGATAGGACTTCGCATACGTCTTCATACTGGAGGAATTGGCATATGGGCTAAAAGTGGTGGCTACAGTTCAAAGTTTGGACTAACATCTACTGAACTGCTTGAAGCAATGGATCTGCTAAAAGAGCATAAACTTACAGATAGACTCTCTATGATCCACTTTCATATAGGTTCACAAATGAACCATATCTCTCCGCTGAAAAAGGCTATTAGAGAGGCTGGTAACATCTACGCAGAGCTAAGAAAAATGGGGGCTGACAACCTTCATGCCATCAATATTGGTGGTGGATTGGCAGTTGAATATAGTCAACAAGAGGGACAATCTAGCAGAAACTATACTCTTGAAGAGTTTACAAATGATGTTGTCTTTTTGCTTAAAGAGATTGCAAATGCAAAAGATGTACAAGAACCTACAATTTTTACAGAATCTGGACGATATGTAGCCGCCAACCACGCTGTTTTAGTTGCACCGGTTCTAGAACTTTTTAGCCAAGAGTATAGTGAAGAGATTTTACGTTTAAAAGAGAAAAATCCACCTTTGGTACAAGAGCTTTATGACCTGTATAGATCGATCTCAACCAAAAATGCCAGAGAGTATCTTCACGATGCACTGGATCATATGGAGTCTCTTTTAACTCTATTTGACTTAGGCTATATTGACCTAACAGATAGAGCCAATACAGAAACTTTGGTACATCTCATCATTAAAAAAGCACTTGATCTTTTACGTAACAAACCATCAAAAGAGATCAAAGCAATCTTAGATCGTGTTCAAGAGAGATACCTTGTAAACTTCTCACTTTTTCAGTCACTTCCAGACTACTGGGGACTTGGACAAAACTTTCCAGTTATGCCACTAGATAGACTAGATCAAGCACCTACAAGGTCAGCAAGCCTTTGGGACATTACC
Coding sequences within it:
- a CDS encoding flagellin; the encoded protein is MRVTQNNFYNSFIYDQQNFKTELNTVNRQISSGLKIKYGYEDTSVFADTLRLDYEEHSLNQVVNVATDAQNFANNTDSVMFQFTDALTRFKTLLVQAANGTNDDNNFYAISNELESLKDNMINLGNTSINGRYLFSGSATDVKPIDANGNYYGNDKTLKAVVGANVEVPYNIPGTELFFGEDNNYHRTVTTNVPLYKKIDYDKKELGLTDVRPDTPEYITTENTLEEMTGWEGDVSNDNKIYFYVTGKDSNGKSFKDIMEFDKDIKVDELLEKIGNIYGNTPTNKVVNVTLNNGRIEIQDKQSGSSMLDFSMVASDKKVTDIRETLQDPDAHVMFFNSGERAPDFALSTIASSRNTDVTNSFILNTLFLDKNSQKQADLNTKLKDIFPSDNDGSNNDDVKSISFSGKDVNGNNVNGFINIDDTATMQDLLNKLNTTFGVDAVLNEQGRIELVDSSGNNGDNFFIDSFSTMNDVNGGGSAIDGLRSEVTVESNDFTKSANMLLSSVSQIVKADNSYAVDSTKLVDVSAGSDIDNLSLDMDLTDKDGNNVAANIFRDSADGGKIKVRVDTDKDGTWDKTFTVKNADGTDTVEDSVNDIHQFTMKQLTDVVSVVMAGKYNDIDYTTTPPYTYTDAVDSARKSVDTRLDDKGRIVIEDKTKADTNMRISLFDSNSYDYTPDADGKYTSSLFTFQSNNSLTIDDPKHDFFASLDEAIEAVRLGRFRPDGTDIVSSRNIGIEGSLEKIDHVLNHFTKEHTKIGAMSNRLGYAVERNETLKINVQTLRSDILDTDIGEASMRLNQLTLNFQALYSTITKINSLSLVNYMK
- a CDS encoding HU family DNA-binding protein, which produces MKKAEFVQAVAEKAGLSKKDTEAVIDAALETITEALADGKSVSFIGFGTFSTAERAARKAKVPGTDRVVDVPATRAVKFKVGKNLKDAVAK
- the flgA gene encoding flagellar basal body P-ring formation chaperone FlgA, with amino-acid sequence MYDSNNSCIIKLSNSRNRWEIPSFKLINALNKIGISVKRPSSSTIIFEKKIHLDLSSLKKELKKLYLQKYHTMQIKNISIFPTSHNTENFIFDPSKCSINLSRAMLKRNRGTFVVKCNKKSYFFKFYIDATIDVYKANHQIKKDKIIDSKAIRKERIIFKTIYSLPIYNLEEKEIMAKQNIAQDKIITSSMVVPVPAVKKHETVNCFIQDGAVHIEFNAEAMQNGYIGDEIVLKREDGRTIKGVVLRKNLVEIK
- a CDS encoding UbiX family flavin prenyltransferase, producing MRLVVAITGASGAHLGMKILDLLPKSITPYLIVSEHAKEVLKHEPVHMYDNKDISAPIASGSFPSDAMIIAPCSMNTLAKISCGIADNLVTRTASVMIKEQRPLLLAPREMPLSAIALENMLKLSRIGITIAPPILGYYSEQNSLDEMENFIIGKWFDLLGIEHNLYKRWKIEEADLEN
- the coaD gene encoding pantetheine-phosphate adenylyltransferase, whose amino-acid sequence is MLKIKRAIYPGTFDPITNGHMDIIKRAANLFDEIIVAVAKSNEKGPMFSHKQRIEMAKVACESIDNVKVKGFSNLLVEFCHQMDAKIIIRGLRSFSDFEYELQMGYANTSLSSEIETIYLMTSLEHSFISSSIVRSILKHNSSCAHLVPPQVNKIIIEESK
- the tmk gene encoding dTMP kinase gives rise to the protein MYIVFEGIDTVGKSTQIERIAKNFPDAIVTKEPGGTPLGKKIRKIVLDEGGIQPRSEILLFLADRAEHTESLIRPNLDKMILSDRSFISGIAYAHVHEKIEIEKLLELNRFATDSIFPDRIVLFTIDETTLKSRLGSKTSDAIEVRGIDYMMQVQQTMIDIVDSLGIDHIKIDAKLPIDEITQKIINYIKQG
- the hisS gene encoding histidine--tRNA ligase gives rise to the protein MIQALRGMKDILSPDNERFEFIIETASRIAKRYGYQYIETPLLEETALFKRSVGESSDIVGKEMYQFIDKGGHDVCLRPEGTAGVVRAFIQNKLDKKGGINRFFYYGPMFRYERPQKGRLREFHQFGCESFGETSVYEDFTIILMIKDIFDALGIGYRIKINSLGCPECMPGYRKNLIKHLQDIQDGLCEDCQRRIETNPIRVLDCKVEACQNLLKESPVIVENLCEECDSDFNKLIEMLKSHNLPFELDSKLVRGLDYYTRTAFEFVSDEIGAQSAIAGGGRYNRLVEFLDGKPTPAVGFALGIERIIELVKMPEAKRDGLYLGIMEPEAINTILELAHIQRQNQKVYTEYNKKSLKAHLKAADRLGVKKCAIIGEDELKAGEIWVKDLETKEEKRIAINQFN
- the speA gene encoding biosynthetic arginine decarboxylase, which gives rise to MPSTSLTDPKKSYGIHVWGEGNFIVEDGVVKVNYGNKPSLIDLTKGMREKGYKGPLLFRFPHLAAQNVRTLFKHFERAKKEFNYKGKFKAVFPLKVNQFPGFVIPLMEATKDLEYGLEAGSKAELILAMSYTNLGKPITVNGFKDREMISMGFLAAKMGHNITLTIEGINELELIIKEAKRLGSPTPKIGLRIRLHTGGIGIWAKSGGYSSKFGLTSTELLEAMDLLKEHKLTDRLSMIHFHIGSQMNHISPLKKAIREAGNIYAELRKMGADNLHAINIGGGLAVEYSQQEGQSSRNYTLEEFTNDVVFLLKEIANAKDVQEPTIFTESGRYVAANHAVLVAPVLELFSQEYSEEILRLKEKNPPLVQELYDLYRSISTKNAREYLHDALDHMESLLTLFDLGYIDLTDRANTETLVHLIIKKALDLLRNKPSKEIKAILDRVQERYLVNFSLFQSLPDYWGLGQNFPVMPLDRLDQAPTRSASLWDITCDSDGEIAFNLDNPLYLHDVDVENEEYFLGFFKVGAYQEILGMRHNLFTHPTEATVAFDEDGNYTISEITEAQNILDVLDDIDYDTKEIERRIRKLLEESNTIAEDEKKEILGELYLYLSENGYLRTINFSEGG